The Chryseobacterium geocarposphaerae genome window below encodes:
- a CDS encoding outer membrane beta-barrel family protein → MKNIIAPIALLMGTLVFAQAEKDTVESKVKEKEIETVTFVAKKPTVESKVDRTVFNVANSSILAGNTTWDVLRMTPLVSIDNNDAIKAEGETVTVYINDRKTVFTGKELKEYLKTIPADNLMKIEVITSPSSRYEATGSVINIVLKKRDDEGLKGSVTLNNRQNTKNSQYANLNLNYHKKNFTQTLIGSYGDNTNVQSNSSLYTLYKENSTTQINSKTIGRYRSPSVSSTSEFELNNKNTIGVILEYYQSNSSSTSEADGLKNINGIFDNSYSQNQNSNGLNRNLGTNVFYKWYDKEKNKILDVNLGTNYYGQSDDSYYIKDMLSLKNDNLVRDIKDIGVLTDTENRNYYIKVDYTQPFGKSGGNFEIGGKMDFNNNVIPNSLYGNNLEGLSKSDTFHYEDNIGSVYANYSKTFFKKLETRIGLRYEYIDYQIRQDIAGTSRKDSYGKLLPNILLKYSFSDKYDLSLTYNKNIWRPWYAEFNPFLIPNNDGFYSRGNMDLEPNPSDRVYMKLGILKKYFISARYMFTDQDYWTDYVEGTLTDAQNNAKKITITQPSNFAGKVHKYYLYANTNQTFFKNKFTVNLGLGWYYIDNSDFNQKNKLEGANSYISYLSASTNLSYTNLFNKNINLSAWVEVSNQNNGNSTTNKANVFHNISVTKIFPKTQMEVSLQLMNIFQRPNYDATTYTQGGTFRNASRWDWYGASISFVKRFGNQKVKENTKTDVEKNGGGGK, encoded by the coding sequence GCTTTATTAATGGGCACTTTAGTTTTTGCCCAAGCTGAAAAAGACACTGTAGAATCAAAAGTAAAAGAGAAAGAAATAGAAACAGTCACTTTTGTGGCAAAAAAACCTACCGTTGAGTCTAAGGTTGACCGTACTGTTTTTAATGTTGCTAATAGCTCTATTCTTGCAGGGAACACAACCTGGGATGTACTGCGCATGACTCCTTTGGTAAGTATTGATAATAATGACGCAATAAAGGCGGAAGGAGAAACTGTCACTGTTTATATCAATGACAGGAAAACAGTCTTTACCGGTAAAGAACTGAAAGAATATTTAAAAACAATTCCGGCCGATAATCTGATGAAAATTGAAGTGATCACCAGTCCGTCTTCACGCTATGAAGCGACAGGATCAGTAATTAATATCGTTTTAAAGAAAAGAGATGATGAGGGGCTGAAAGGAAGCGTTACTTTAAATAACAGGCAGAACACTAAAAATTCTCAGTATGCCAATCTCAATCTGAATTATCACAAGAAAAACTTTACCCAGACACTTATCGGAAGTTATGGTGATAATACGAATGTGCAGAGCAATTCAAGTCTATACACCTTGTATAAAGAAAATTCAACCACTCAGATCAACTCAAAAACTATTGGAAGATACAGAAGTCCGTCTGTTTCTTCAACTTCGGAATTTGAATTAAATAACAAAAATACAATAGGAGTTATTCTGGAATATTACCAAAGTAACTCAAGCTCTACTTCTGAAGCAGACGGCTTGAAAAATATCAACGGAATATTTGATAACTCTTATAGTCAAAATCAAAACTCAAATGGACTTAACCGCAATCTGGGAACAAATGTTTTCTATAAATGGTATGATAAAGAAAAGAATAAGATTTTAGATGTAAACCTGGGTACGAATTATTATGGACAGTCGGATGACAGCTATTATATAAAAGATATGCTTTCTCTTAAAAATGACAATTTAGTAAGGGATATAAAAGACATAGGCGTACTTACCGATACAGAAAACAGAAATTATTATATTAAAGTTGATTATACTCAGCCATTTGGAAAATCAGGAGGGAATTTCGAGATTGGTGGTAAAATGGACTTCAATAATAATGTCATTCCGAATAGCCTTTATGGAAATAATCTGGAAGGTCTCAGTAAAAGCGATACTTTCCATTACGAAGATAATATAGGCTCGGTCTATGCAAACTACAGTAAAACGTTCTTTAAAAAATTAGAAACCAGAATCGGACTTCGTTATGAATATATTGATTATCAGATTCGTCAGGATATTGCCGGAACTTCAAGAAAAGATTCTTATGGTAAATTGTTGCCGAATATTTTGCTGAAGTATTCCTTTTCGGATAAATATGACCTGAGTCTGACGTATAATAAAAATATATGGCGACCTTGGTATGCAGAATTCAATCCGTTCCTGATCCCTAATAATGATGGGTTTTACAGCCGCGGAAATATGGATCTGGAACCGAATCCAAGTGACAGAGTGTATATGAAACTTGGAATTTTAAAGAAATACTTCATCTCGGCAAGATATATGTTTACCGATCAGGATTATTGGACGGATTATGTAGAAGGAACACTTACAGATGCTCAAAACAACGCCAAGAAAATTACCATTACCCAACCGTCTAATTTTGCAGGAAAGGTGCATAAATATTATCTATACGCAAATACAAACCAGACTTTCTTTAAAAATAAGTTTACAGTGAATCTTGGTTTGGGTTGGTATTATATTGATAACAGCGATTTTAATCAGAAAAACAAATTGGAAGGAGCAAACAGCTATATCAGTTATTTGAGTGCTTCCACCAATCTTTCATATACCAATCTATTTAATAAAAATATTAACCTGAGCGCATGGGTTGAAGTTTCCAACCAAAATAACGGGAACTCCACCACCAACAAGGCAAACGTTTTTCATAATATTTCTGTGACGAAAATATTCCCGAAAACACAAATGGAAGTCAGCCTGCAGCTGATGAATATCTTTCAGAGACCTAATTATGATGCTACAACGTATACGCAGGGAGGGACGTTCAGAAATGCTTCGAGATGGGATTGGTATGGTGCCTCCATTTCATTCGTAAAACGATTTGGAAACCAAAAGGTAAAAGAAAATACCAAAACCGATGTTGAAAAAAACGGAGGCGGAGGGAAATAG